Proteins encoded by one window of Chromobacterium violaceum ATCC 12472:
- a CDS encoding aldo/keto reductase, which translates to MQKRTLGRNGPQVSALGLGCMGMSAFYGPRDDAESLATLDAALDLGVNFLDTADMYGPYSNERLLARLLARRRGEVVLATKFGIVMDPADPARRGVNGRPDYARSSCEGSLKRLGVDCIDLYYLHRVDPEVPIEDTVGAMAELVKAGKVRWLGLSEASADTLRRAAAVHPIHALQSEYSLWTRDPEDGVLAACRQVGAGFVAYSPLGRGFLTGAIKSPDDFAADDFRRGNPRFQGENFQRNLRLVDKVRALAAAKGCSPAQLALAWLLAQGEDIVAIPGARKQANLRDNLGALAVELDAGDLAELGSMFAGGQVSGLRYAAEVMGMVNR; encoded by the coding sequence ATGCAAAAACGCACGCTGGGCCGTAACGGCCCGCAGGTTTCGGCGCTGGGTCTCGGCTGCATGGGCATGAGCGCTTTCTACGGCCCGCGCGACGACGCCGAGTCGCTGGCGACGCTGGACGCGGCGTTGGACCTGGGGGTCAACTTCCTCGATACCGCCGACATGTACGGTCCTTACAGCAACGAGCGGCTGCTGGCCAGGCTGCTGGCGCGCCGCCGCGGCGAGGTGGTGCTGGCCACCAAGTTCGGCATCGTGATGGATCCGGCCGATCCGGCCCGGCGCGGCGTCAACGGCCGTCCGGACTACGCGCGCAGCAGCTGCGAGGGCAGCCTTAAGCGGCTGGGCGTCGACTGCATCGACCTTTACTACCTGCACCGCGTCGATCCCGAGGTGCCGATAGAGGACACCGTCGGCGCGATGGCGGAGCTGGTCAAGGCGGGCAAGGTGCGCTGGCTGGGCTTGTCGGAGGCTTCCGCCGACACGCTGCGACGCGCCGCCGCCGTCCACCCCATCCATGCGCTGCAGAGCGAATACTCGCTGTGGACGCGGGACCCGGAAGACGGCGTATTGGCCGCTTGCCGCCAGGTCGGCGCCGGCTTCGTCGCCTACAGCCCGCTGGGACGGGGCTTCCTGACCGGCGCGATCAAGAGTCCGGACGATTTCGCCGCTGACGACTTCCGCCGCGGCAACCCGCGCTTCCAGGGCGAGAATTTCCAGCGCAATCTGCGGCTGGTGGACAAGGTGAGGGCGCTGGCCGCCGCCAAGGGCTGCAGCCCGGCGCAGCTGGCGCTGGCCTGGCTGCTGGCGCAGGGGGAAGATATTGTCGCCATTCCCGGCGCGCGCAAGCAGGCAAACCTGCGCGACAACCTGGGCGCGCTGGCGGTCGAACTGGATGCCGGCGATCTGGCCGAGCTGGGCTCGATGTTCGCCGGCGGCCAGGTCAGCGGCCTGCGCTACGCCGCCGAGGTGATGGGCATGGTCAACCGCTGA
- a CDS encoding GGDEF domain-containing protein, whose translation MPIVSVHTPSILDFKATLISNAGYSLVLTAVLLLTWFSGRRERALLTLGIAGLLSDLGFLINVLPLGLSGWQQLQLTNYLLLAFCPLAVICTRQLHGLPSGWRGCFALWLLQLLAYRYWAGPDDFAARVQVVAGFSMLFWMLSVWAFWRFRHAYRGIGHWIAGLFALLQALVSLARVWYGWHVGGRYDQDGILFNALASQALFWLGYSFSLCVLLISYEQLLLQVRQQAQQDGLTQLYNHRTFHEQAAAMFARAQRAGDALALLLIDLDHFKEVNDRYGHQAGDEVLRQLADCLRAESRQGDLLGRHGGEEFVVMLPQASRVEAGNVADRLRQAIVNLEPKVGELRLPISASIGVACLRPPEHDSLASLFLEADLLLYQAKRKGRNRVEIAREAEPALQR comes from the coding sequence ATGCCCATTGTGTCCGTACATACTCCCAGCATCCTTGACTTCAAGGCTACGCTGATCAGCAATGCCGGTTATTCGCTGGTGCTGACCGCGGTTCTGCTGTTGACCTGGTTCAGTGGACGGCGGGAGCGCGCGCTGCTTACCTTGGGCATCGCCGGCCTGCTGAGCGATCTGGGTTTCCTGATCAATGTCTTGCCGCTAGGGCTGTCGGGTTGGCAGCAGTTGCAGCTGACCAATTACCTGTTGTTGGCGTTCTGTCCGCTAGCGGTGATCTGCACGCGTCAGTTGCACGGCTTGCCCAGCGGTTGGCGGGGCTGTTTCGCGCTCTGGCTGTTGCAACTGCTGGCTTATCGTTACTGGGCGGGGCCTGACGATTTCGCGGCCAGGGTGCAAGTCGTGGCCGGCTTCTCGATGCTGTTCTGGATGTTATCGGTTTGGGCGTTCTGGCGGTTCAGGCACGCCTACCGGGGCATAGGGCATTGGATTGCCGGACTGTTCGCGCTGCTGCAGGCCCTGGTGTCCCTCGCCAGGGTTTGGTACGGCTGGCATGTCGGAGGGCGTTACGATCAAGACGGCATCCTGTTCAACGCGTTGGCGTCCCAGGCTCTGTTTTGGCTCGGATACAGCTTCAGCCTCTGCGTGTTGCTGATCAGCTATGAGCAGCTGTTGCTGCAAGTCCGCCAGCAGGCGCAGCAGGATGGTCTGACCCAGCTGTACAACCATCGGACCTTCCACGAGCAGGCCGCGGCCATGTTCGCCAGGGCGCAGCGCGCGGGAGACGCGTTGGCGCTGTTGCTGATAGACCTCGACCATTTCAAGGAGGTCAACGACCGTTACGGCCACCAGGCGGGCGACGAAGTGCTGCGCCAGCTGGCCGACTGCCTGCGCGCCGAGTCCCGCCAGGGCGATCTGCTGGGGCGGCACGGCGGAGAGGAGTTCGTGGTGATGCTGCCGCAGGCCAGCCGGGTGGAGGCGGGCAATGTGGCGGACCGGCTGCGGCAGGCCATCGTCAATCTGGAGCCCAAGGTGGGCGAATTGCGTTTGCCCATCAGCGCCAGCATAGGCGTGGCCTGCCTGAGGCCGCCGGAGCACGACAGCCTGGCCAGCCTGTTTCTGGAGGCCGACCTGCTGCTGTACCAGGCCAAGCGCAAGGGCCGCAACCGGGTGGAGATAGCGCGCGAGGCCGAGCCGGCGCTGCAGCGCTAG
- a CDS encoding Clp protease ClpP: protein MPRRNAETDDDDKPVPLYRQYETQGTVRQISFYLSEEIGAAIHYTDLLYTLRTASSTDIVYLHLNTPGGNFDAGLQIINNITASQAHVVTILEARAYSMGALIFLAGDELVVHDTCQLMFHNYSSALIGKGNEQQAQVAASGKWFEKVMRHVCRPFLTDEELDRILKGEDIWLDSDGIRRRLNNIQKGAPAVTARKPGKKGGAAEPRG from the coding sequence ATGCCCCGCCGCAACGCCGAAACCGACGACGACGACAAGCCCGTCCCGCTGTACCGCCAATACGAAACCCAGGGCACGGTGCGGCAGATATCGTTTTATCTGTCCGAGGAGATCGGTGCCGCCATCCACTACACCGATCTCCTGTACACGCTGCGCACCGCCAGCAGCACCGACATCGTCTACCTGCACCTGAACACCCCCGGCGGCAATTTCGACGCCGGCCTGCAGATCATCAACAACATCACCGCCAGCCAAGCCCACGTGGTCACCATCCTGGAGGCGCGGGCGTATTCGATGGGCGCGCTGATCTTCCTCGCCGGCGACGAGCTCGTGGTGCACGACACCTGCCAACTGATGTTCCACAACTATTCGTCGGCGCTGATCGGCAAGGGCAACGAGCAGCAGGCGCAGGTGGCGGCCAGCGGCAAGTGGTTCGAGAAGGTGATGCGCCACGTCTGCCGCCCCTTCCTCACCGACGAGGAACTGGACCGCATCCTGAAAGGCGAGGACATCTGGCTGGACAGCGACGGCATCCGGCGCCGGCTGAACAACATCCAGAAAGGCGCGCCGGCGGTGACGGCGCGCAAGCCGGGCAAGAAGGGCGGCGCAGCCGAACCCCGCGGTTAG
- a CDS encoding DinB family protein: MSLRDIRMLARYSAWANRRLFDALAALPEEELLKARATVFGNVLSTLNHNLVVDRIWQGHLLARPHGYSGRNTPDTPRLAQLARAQAELDGWYIDYADRLDVAEYEQEVDFAFVDGGRGRMRRGDMLLHIVNHKNYHRGFVADMLYQIPATPPTTDLPVYLRDAHREEDVAR; this comes from the coding sequence ATGTCATTGCGCGATATCCGCATGCTGGCCCGCTACAGCGCCTGGGCCAACCGCCGCCTGTTCGACGCGCTGGCCGCGCTGCCGGAAGAGGAATTGCTCAAGGCGCGCGCCACCGTGTTCGGCAACGTGCTGTCGACGCTGAACCACAATCTGGTGGTGGACCGCATCTGGCAGGGCCATCTGCTGGCCCGCCCGCACGGCTACAGCGGCCGCAACACGCCGGACACGCCCCGCCTCGCGCAACTGGCTCGGGCGCAGGCGGAGCTGGACGGCTGGTACATCGATTACGCCGACCGCCTGGATGTGGCCGAATACGAGCAGGAGGTGGACTTCGCCTTCGTCGACGGCGGACGCGGCCGCATGCGGCGCGGCGACATGCTGCTGCACATCGTCAATCACAAGAACTACCACCGCGGCTTCGTCGCCGACATGCTGTACCAGATCCCGGCCACGCCGCCGACGACCGATCTCCCGGTCTACCTGCGGGACGCGCATCGGGAGGAAGACGTCGCCCGCTAG
- a CDS encoding LysR family transcriptional regulator, whose protein sequence is MSKIPQEALQAFCAIARHRSFTRAGAELGVSASALSQTMRQLEGALGVPLLTRTTRQVAPTEAGEALLARLAPALDEIRAALDEAGQAQGQPVGRLRVTLPHTAAQLLFYPALADFAARHPRLRLELDVNNGLVDIVAQRFDAGVRFGEALQPGMQALPVSRPLRFVVAAAPGYLSRRGAPQHPEDLAGHACLGYRFGGGQHYRWQFVRDGLPLQLAVDGPLIANDNTAMLHAALGGAGLAYLAEPLIEPWVAAGKLAVVLDGYAPPAEALYLYYPHRPQQPAKLRALIAFLRERAGLPQA, encoded by the coding sequence ATGTCGAAAATCCCGCAAGAGGCGCTGCAGGCTTTCTGCGCGATCGCCCGCCACCGCAGCTTCACCCGCGCCGGCGCCGAGCTGGGCGTCAGCGCCTCGGCGCTCAGCCAGACGATGCGCCAGCTGGAAGGGGCGCTGGGCGTGCCGCTGCTGACCCGCACCACGCGCCAGGTGGCCCCGACCGAGGCCGGCGAGGCCTTGCTGGCTCGGCTCGCGCCGGCGCTGGACGAGATCCGCGCCGCGCTGGACGAAGCCGGCCAGGCCCAAGGCCAGCCCGTCGGCCGGCTGCGCGTGACCTTGCCGCACACCGCGGCGCAGCTGCTGTTCTATCCGGCGCTGGCCGATTTCGCCGCGCGCCATCCCAGGCTCAGGCTGGAGCTGGACGTCAACAACGGACTGGTGGACATCGTCGCCCAACGCTTCGACGCCGGCGTCCGCTTCGGCGAGGCGCTGCAGCCCGGCATGCAGGCGCTGCCGGTCAGCCGGCCGCTGCGCTTCGTCGTCGCCGCCGCGCCCGGCTACCTGAGCCGCCGCGGCGCGCCGCAGCACCCCGAGGATCTGGCCGGCCATGCCTGCCTGGGCTACCGCTTCGGCGGCGGCCAGCACTACCGCTGGCAATTCGTCCGCGACGGGCTGCCGCTGCAGCTGGCCGTAGACGGCCCGCTGATCGCCAACGACAACACGGCGATGCTGCATGCGGCGCTGGGCGGCGCCGGCCTCGCCTACCTGGCCGAGCCGCTGATCGAGCCCTGGGTCGCCGCGGGCAAGCTGGCCGTGGTGCTGGACGGCTACGCGCCGCCGGCCGAGGCGCTGTACCTGTACTACCCGCATCGACCGCAGCAGCCGGCCAAGCTCAGGGCGCTGATCGCCTTCCTGCGCGAGCGCGCCGGGCTGCCGCAGGCGTGA
- the mfd gene encoding transcription-repair coupling factor, translating into MDTLTHLPPAGQKTRCGRLPDGLDSHAIAALAKQRRPLLILAADAQAAQRLKAELPFFAPDLSIALFPDWETLPYDHFSPHGDLVSERLATLWQIRQRECQVVIAPVSTALGRLAPVSYLLGRTFFLKTGQQLDVEKLRGDMVTAGYQHVTQVMAPGEFSVRGSLIDLYPMGSPLPYRIDLFDAEIDSLKTFDPDTQRTLYPVPEVRMLPAREYPADESGVTAFRQRYREKMEGDPSKSRVYKDVSQGLWPAGIEYYLPLFFDETATLFDYVGDDALVVQHHDVQAAAETFWRDAQSRYDMARGDVDRPVLAPADIFLRPDELMARLKPYARIEFAGDGETGAALPELAVDRRAEAPLHKLQRFIASGGKRVLLAAESLGRRETMLAFLAENGIKPTPVDSWADFAGGKAALALAVAPLYSGFMLADPAIAVVTESELYQHVARSHTRRKAGRAGSDAMLRDLAEVKAGDPVVHEAHGIGRYVGLVTMDLGEGETELMQLEYADGATLYVPVSQLQLISRYAGGATDDIQLHKLGNPAWEKAKKRAAEKARDTAAELLNLYAQRAAREGHSFTLSHADYAAFAAGFGFEETPDQATAIEAVIQDMCSGKPMDRLVCGDVGFGKTEVALRAAFVAVMGGKQVAVLVPTTLLAEQHFQNFSDRFADWPVRIAELSRFRSGKETKAALAGLADGGVDIVIGTHKLVQPDVAFKNLGLVIIDEEHRFGVRQKEQLKRLRANVDVLTLTATPIPRTLSMALEGLRDFSAIATAPSRRLAVKTFVSPLSNGVVREAVLRELKRGGQVFFLHNEVDTIENMREKLAELIPEARIGVAHGQLRERELEQVMRDFLQQRFNLLLCSTIIETGIDIPNANTILINRADKFGLAQLHQLRGRVGRSHHQAYAYLLTPDGMTRDAQKRLEAIQLSGELGAGFYLAMHDLEIRGAGEVLGEGQSGEMQEVGFSLFTEMLKQAVRDLKKGRAPDLDAPLGVTTEINLHSPALLPDGYCPDVHERLLIYKRLASCETEAEIDDIHEELIDRFGLPPQSVKTLIESHRLRLVAKELGVQKLDASEVAVQITFIKNPPIDPVKIIMLIQSKKHYRLAGQDKLRVEQALPEVAQRIVKVKEVLKELSA; encoded by the coding sequence TTGGATACGCTCACACACCTGCCACCCGCCGGCCAGAAAACCCGATGCGGCCGTCTGCCGGACGGCCTGGACAGCCACGCCATCGCCGCGCTGGCCAAGCAGCGCCGCCCGCTGCTGATCCTGGCCGCCGACGCCCAGGCCGCGCAGCGGCTGAAGGCCGAACTGCCGTTCTTCGCGCCCGATCTCTCCATCGCGCTGTTTCCCGACTGGGAAACGCTGCCCTACGACCACTTCTCTCCGCACGGCGACCTGGTCAGCGAGCGGCTGGCCACCTTATGGCAGATCCGCCAGCGCGAATGCCAGGTGGTGATCGCGCCGGTCAGCACCGCGCTGGGCCGGCTGGCGCCGGTGAGCTACCTGCTGGGCCGCACCTTCTTCCTGAAAACCGGCCAGCAGCTGGACGTGGAAAAGCTGCGCGGCGACATGGTCACCGCCGGCTACCAGCACGTCACCCAGGTGATGGCGCCGGGCGAATTCTCGGTGCGCGGCAGCCTGATCGACCTGTACCCGATGGGTTCGCCGCTGCCGTACCGGATCGACCTGTTCGATGCCGAGATCGACAGCCTGAAGACCTTCGACCCCGACACCCAGCGCACGCTGTACCCGGTGCCCGAAGTGCGCATGCTGCCGGCGCGCGAGTATCCGGCCGACGAGAGCGGCGTCACCGCCTTCCGCCAGCGCTACCGCGAGAAGATGGAAGGCGATCCGAGCAAGAGCCGCGTCTACAAAGACGTGTCGCAGGGCCTGTGGCCAGCCGGCATCGAGTACTACCTGCCGCTGTTCTTCGACGAAACCGCGACGCTGTTCGACTACGTCGGCGACGACGCGCTGGTGGTGCAGCACCACGACGTGCAGGCGGCGGCGGAAACCTTCTGGCGCGACGCGCAAAGCCGCTACGACATGGCGCGCGGCGACGTCGACCGCCCGGTGCTGGCGCCGGCCGACATCTTCCTGCGCCCGGACGAACTGATGGCCCGGCTCAAGCCCTATGCCCGCATCGAATTCGCCGGCGACGGCGAAACCGGCGCCGCGCTGCCGGAGCTGGCGGTGGACCGCCGCGCCGAGGCGCCGCTGCACAAGCTGCAGCGCTTCATCGCCAGCGGCGGCAAACGCGTGCTGCTGGCGGCGGAAAGCCTGGGCAGGCGCGAAACCATGCTGGCCTTCCTGGCCGAAAACGGCATCAAGCCGACGCCGGTTGACAGCTGGGCCGATTTCGCCGGCGGCAAGGCAGCGCTGGCGCTGGCCGTCGCCCCGCTCTACTCCGGCTTCATGCTGGCCGATCCGGCCATCGCCGTCGTCACCGAAAGCGAGCTCTACCAGCACGTCGCCCGCAGCCACACCCGCCGCAAGGCCGGCCGCGCCGGCTCGGACGCGATGCTGCGCGACCTGGCCGAGGTCAAGGCCGGCGACCCGGTGGTGCACGAGGCCCACGGCATCGGCCGCTACGTCGGCCTGGTGACCATGGACCTGGGCGAGGGCGAAACCGAACTGATGCAGCTGGAGTACGCCGACGGCGCCACGCTGTACGTGCCGGTGTCGCAGCTGCAGCTGATCTCCCGCTACGCCGGCGGCGCCACCGACGACATCCAGCTGCACAAGCTGGGCAACCCGGCCTGGGAAAAGGCGAAAAAGCGGGCCGCCGAGAAGGCGCGCGACACCGCGGCCGAGCTGCTGAACCTGTACGCGCAGCGCGCGGCGCGCGAAGGCCACAGCTTTACCCTGTCCCACGCCGACTACGCCGCCTTCGCCGCCGGCTTCGGCTTCGAGGAGACGCCGGACCAGGCCACCGCGATCGAGGCGGTGATCCAGGACATGTGCTCCGGCAAGCCGATGGACCGGCTGGTCTGCGGCGATGTCGGCTTCGGCAAGACCGAAGTGGCGCTGCGCGCCGCCTTCGTCGCCGTGATGGGCGGCAAGCAGGTGGCGGTGCTGGTGCCCACCACGCTGCTGGCCGAGCAGCACTTCCAGAACTTCTCCGACCGCTTCGCCGACTGGCCGGTGCGCATCGCCGAGCTGTCGCGCTTCCGTAGCGGCAAGGAAACCAAGGCTGCGCTCGCCGGCCTGGCCGACGGCGGCGTCGACATCGTCATCGGCACCCACAAGCTGGTGCAGCCGGACGTGGCGTTCAAGAACCTGGGCCTGGTGATCATCGACGAGGAGCACCGCTTCGGCGTGCGGCAGAAAGAGCAGCTGAAGCGCCTGCGCGCCAATGTCGATGTGCTGACGCTGACCGCGACGCCGATCCCGCGCACGCTGTCGATGGCGCTGGAAGGCCTGCGCGACTTCTCCGCCATCGCCACCGCGCCGTCGCGCCGGCTGGCGGTGAAGACCTTCGTCAGCCCCTTGAGCAACGGCGTGGTGCGCGAGGCGGTGCTGCGCGAGCTGAAACGCGGCGGCCAGGTGTTCTTCCTGCACAACGAGGTCGACACCATCGAAAACATGCGCGAAAAGCTGGCAGAGCTGATCCCGGAGGCGCGCATCGGCGTCGCCCACGGCCAGCTGCGCGAACGCGAGCTGGAACAGGTGATGCGCGACTTCCTGCAGCAGCGCTTCAATCTGCTGCTGTGCTCCACCATCATCGAAACCGGCATCGACATCCCCAACGCCAACACCATCCTGATCAACCGCGCCGACAAGTTCGGCCTGGCGCAGCTGCACCAGCTGCGCGGCCGCGTCGGCCGCTCGCACCACCAGGCCTATGCTTATCTGCTGACCCCGGACGGCATGACCCGCGACGCGCAGAAGCGTCTGGAAGCCATCCAGCTGTCCGGCGAGCTGGGCGCGGGCTTCTACCTGGCGATGCACGATCTGGAAATCCGCGGCGCCGGCGAGGTGCTGGGCGAAGGCCAATCCGGCGAAATGCAGGAAGTGGGCTTCAGCCTGTTCACCGAGATGCTGAAGCAGGCGGTGCGCGATCTGAAAAAGGGCCGCGCGCCGGACCTGGACGCGCCCTTGGGCGTCACCACCGAGATCAATCTGCACAGCCCGGCGCTGCTGCCGGATGGCTATTGCCCGGACGTTCACGAGCGGCTGCTGATCTACAAGCGCCTGGCCAGTTGCGAGACCGAGGCCGAGATCGACGATATCCACGAAGAGCTGATCGACCGCTTCGGCCTGCCGCCGCAGAGCGTGAAGACGCTGATCGAAAGCCACCGCCTGCGCCTCGTCGCCAAGGAGCTGGGCGTGCAGAAGCTGGACGCCAGCGAGGTGGCGGTGCAGATCACCTTCATCAAGAACCCGCCGATCGACCCGGTGAAAATCATCATGCTGATCCAGAGCAAAAAGCATTACCGCCTGGCCGGGCAAGACAAGCTGCGCGTCGAGCAGGCGCTGCCGGAGGTGGCACAGCGGATCGTGAAGGTGAAGGAGGTGTTGAAGGAGTTGAGCGCCTAG